Proteins encoded in a region of the Bubalus bubalis isolate 160015118507 breed Murrah chromosome 9, NDDB_SH_1, whole genome shotgun sequence genome:
- the GPR151 gene encoding G-protein coupled receptor 151: protein MNVSFAHLHFAGGYLPSDSKDWRTVIPALLVAVCLVGFVGNLCVIGILLHSAWKGKPSMIHSLILNLSLADLSLLLFSAPVRATAYSRGVWDLGWFVCKSSDWFIHTCMAAKSLTIVAVAKVCFMYACDPAKPVSIHNCTIWSVLVAIWAVASLLPLPEWFFSTTRHHAGVEMCLVDVPAVAREFTSTFGKLYPLLAFCLPLLSASFYFWRAYGQCQKRGTKTQNLRNQMRSKQLTVMLLSIAITSAILWLPEWIAWLWMWHLKAGGPAPPQGFIALSQVLMFSISSANPLIFLVMSEEFKEGLKGIWKWMITKKHPPASESQETPAGNSQVLRDSIPSVESPPSMSDKEKTGSPSISKEKAEKAEIPILPDVEQFWHDRDTVPCVEDNDPIPWEHEDQETGDCDK, encoded by the coding sequence ATGAACGTGTCCTTCGCTCACCTCCACTTTGCCGGCGGGTACCTGCCCTCAGACTCCAAGGACTGGAGGACAGTAATCCCAGCTCTCCTGGTGGCTGTCTGCCTGGTGGGTTTCGTGGGGAATCTGTGTGTCATTGGCATCCTCCTCCACAGTGCTTGGAAAGGAAAGCCATCCATGATCCACTCCCTGATTCTCAACCTCAGCCTGGCTGATCTCTCTCTCCTGCTGTTTTCTGCACCTGTCCGAGCTACAGCATACTCCAGAGGTGTTTGGGATCTAGGCTGGTTTGTCTGCAAGTCCTCTGACTGGTTCATCCACACGTGCATGGCAGCCAAGAGCCTGACGATCGTTGCAGTAGCCAAGGTATGCTTCATGTATGCATGTGACCCAGCCAAACCAGTAAGTATCCACAACTGCACCATCTGGTCAGTGCTGGTGGCCATTTGGGCTGTGGCAAGCCTGCTACCCCTGCCAGAATGGTTCTTCAGCACCACCAGGCATCACGCAGGTGTGGAAATGTGCCTCGTGGATGTGCCCGCTGTGGCGAGAGAGTTCACGTCAACGTTTGGTAAGCTCTACCCGCTGCTGGCATTTTGCCTCCCATTACTCTCTGCCAGCTTTTATTTCTGGAGAGCTTATGGCCAATGTCAGAAACGAGGAACTAAAACTCAAAATCTTAGAAACCAGATGCGCTCAAAGCAACTCACAGTGATGCTGCTGAGCATTGCCATCACCTCTGCTATCCTGTGGCTCCCTGAGTGGATAGCCTGGCTGTGGATGTGGCATCTGAAGGCTGGAGGCCCAGCCCCACCACAGGGTTTTATAGCCCTGTCTCAAGTCCTCATGTTTTCCATCTCTTCAGCAAATCCTCTCATTTTTCTAGTGATGTCAGAGGAGTTCAAGGAAGGCTTGAAAGGCATATGGAAATGGATGATAACCAAAAAACATCCACCTGCTTCAGAGTCTCAGGAGACACCAGCTGGTAACTCTCAGGTCCTTCGTGACAGTATTCCATCTGTGGAATCCCCACCATCTATGTCAGATAAAGAGAAAACTGGCTCTCCTTCCATCAGCAAAGAGAAAGCCGAGAAGGCAGAGATTCCCATCCTCCCTGATGTCGAGCAGTTTTGGCATGACAGAGACACAGTCCCTTGTGTAGAGGACAATGACCCTATCCCCTGGGAACACGAAGATCAAGAGACAGGAGACTGTGATAAATAG